The region GAAGCCCATAATAAAGGAATAAAAGTTGTATTAGATATGGTTTTAAATCATGCGAGTAGTGAGCATCCATGGTTTATAGATAGTAAGGAAAATATTGATAGTGATTATGCTGATTACTTTATTTGGGTTGATGCGAATGATTCATCATATGATTTTTCAGCTTCTCCTATTGATGGAAAAGCGTGGTCTAAGTATGAAAATCGTATGTATTTTGGTGCATTTTGGAGTGGAATGCCTGATTGGGATGCTTCAAATAATAAAGTAAGAGAAGAGTTTATTAATATTGGACAGTATTGGATTGATTTAGGTGTTGATGGATTTAGATTAGATGCAGCAAAGTATTTGTACGCACAAGGTGAATATAATACTGATTTAAATTTACTACAAGAAAATTTAGATTTTTGGAAAGAGATAACAGATGGATGGCGTGACGCTAAAGATGATTTATATATTGTTGCAGAGGTATGGTCAGGATCTTCATCAGTTGCCCCATATTACAGTAATTTTGATGCAAATTTCAATTTTGATTTAGCTGATGCAATTGTATCTGTTGTTCGTCGTGAAAGAGATCTTAGTGGATTTGGATTAATGAAAAATTTAACAAGAATGCATGAGTCTTTTGAAAAATATGCTGGAGATAGAGGATATAGTGATGCTATATTTTTAACGAATCATGATCAAGATCGTGTCATGTCTGTATTAAATAACGATATGGATTTAATGAAATTGGCAGCAGATATTTATTTAATGTTACCAGGGAACCCATATATTTATTATGGAGAGGAAATTGGAATGTTAGGGAGAAAACCTGATGAAGATATTAGATTCCCTCTTAAATGGGGAAATGATTATGAGACTGAATGGCGTAAGGATACTTTAAATATGGATTTAGATAGTATAGAGGTACAATTAGAGGATAAAGATTCGTTATTAAATCATTATAAGTCTTTAATTGCAGTGCGTAATAGTAGTGATGCACTATCTAGTGGAGAGATGGTCGCCCTTAGTATGAGTAAGTCTCTAGTAATCGGACAAATTCGTTATACTGAGACAGAAGCGGTTTTCATTTTACATAATATCAGTGAACGCGATTGTGAAGTTGGATTTAGTACTGATGATGAAAACCTTATTTATTCGACAAAAACAGGTTATACTTTAAAGTCAGATTCTGTTATAATTCCAAGTAAGGGTACTATGTTATTTAGTATTCCAGTAGAAGAGGTTAGCTTGTATGAGGAGCTAGAGATTGAAATAGGATAGGTGGAGCAAGAATGAAAAAGTTAAAGTTAATGTTAAAATCAGGGTACTCAATAGATTCAATTTTTGAATTGAGAAAAACACCCATTATTATTAGTTTAATTTTTGGTATTTTTTTATCAATGATGCAAATGACGCCGTTCGCCTTTTCTTTATTAAAAGATGAAGCTTATAGATGGGATGAAAAGATTTGGATGTTATCTGATGATGAGAAGGCAATGATAGTCGAATCATTACCAGATTATAAAATTGAAAATGGGGCTTTAAGTAATAATGAGTTTTACGAAATCAAGGTTAATAGTGATGTTAAAATTTTATTTAACGGTGATGCGAATTTGGTGACGAATGGTTTAGTTTTTAATCATGATCACTTAATTTTTGTGGAACAAGGTAGACAGTATGATTTATCTTACGGTGAATATGAAGGAACTAATTTTGGTCAACTTCGACAAATGGATGTAGCATCTGGGTATGAAGGTGTATTTGCTCCTTTTGCAAAGTCTTTAAAACCTTTATTGATTGTTCCATTCATTATGGGAAATTATCAGACAGGAATTTTAACTTTCTTTATTTATACATTTGTTGTAGCGGCGTTATCGATGTTATTTAAGTTTGGACATACAAGTTTTATTAGTTATAAAGAAGTATTAAATATTATGATTTATTCTGGGACAATTCCTTCAATCATTTCATTAATTATAGGATTAATTATTTCTCCTGCTTTCACAACGATTATTTTTAATTTTGGAACACCACTAATTGCTTTCGTCGTTTATCGTAAGAAAGTTATTCCGAGTTTAATTTAATGAAAAAAAGCGAGATTCTATGTGAGAATCTCGCTTTTTTGTATATTTAAACATATTTTTGTAACCGATTCCACATTAAATGTCGGATATTGCATTTCGGTTTTGTAAGTGCTATACTTAATATGTAAGCAATTTCAAAAACAAATTGTTTTAGACAATTGGGAGGTATAAGGATGAAGAAATTATTATCACTAGGATTAGTTGCATCGTTATCGTTAACAGGATTAGTAGCTTGTGGTGGAAATGACGCTGAAACACCAGCAGAAACACCATCTAATGGATCTGCTGAGACTACTGAGAAACCAGCAACTTCAGGGGAAAAAGTAGAGATTAAATTATGGTTAGACGATGATGATTATGCAGCAGCAATTGAACCAGCAATTGAAGCAGCTTATCCAAACATTGATGTTGTATATGAAAAAGTTGGAGCAGTAGATGCTCGTACTAAATTAGAGTTAGATGGTCCTGCGGGATTAGGTGGGGATGTATTCATTCAACCTCATGATGGAATGAGTGAATCAATCTTATCAAATATCTTATTACCTTTAGGATCAGATTTAGGAAATATGATCGAAGAACGTATGTTAGAAGGGGCTGTTGGTACTGTTAAAGTTGATAACACATATTATGGTATCCCATTAGCAACTGAATCATTAGCTTTATTCTATAACAAAACTTTATTAGAGGAAAATGGATTTGAAGTTGCAACTTCATTTGAACAAATTAAAGAACAAGCAGCACAATACAATGATGCTGCAACAAATAAATTCTTATTACGTTTCCAACCAGGGAACTCATATGACATGCACTTCTTCTTAACAGGGGCAGGATTCCAATTATATGGTGAAAATCACGATGATGCTTCTCAAGTTAACTTAAATACACCAGAAGTAGTAGCAGGTTTAGAATTCTTCAAATCAATGAAAGAATATTTACCAGTACCATATGCTGACTTAAATTGGGATACAGTACACGGTGAATTTATTAAAGGAAATGTTCCTTATATGATTTCGGGACCTTGGTCAATTGCTGAAGCGAAACAAGGTGCGATTGATAATGAATTTGAATGGGGAGTAACGACTATTCCAACAATTAATGGTGTTCAACCTGAAACATTCTCAGGAAATATCATTGCTTGTGTAAGTGCATACACACAACATCCAACTGAGGCGAAACAAGTTGCTGAATTCTTAGCATCTGAAGAAGGATTACAAATTATGTATGATGTACAAGGAAAAAT is a window of Turicibacter sanguinis DNA encoding:
- a CDS encoding DUF1189 family protein → MKKLKLMLKSGYSIDSIFELRKTPIIISLIFGIFLSMMQMTPFAFSLLKDEAYRWDEKIWMLSDDEKAMIVESLPDYKIENGALSNNEFYEIKVNSDVKILFNGDANLVTNGLVFNHDHLIFVEQGRQYDLSYGEYEGTNFGQLRQMDVASGYEGVFAPFAKSLKPLLIVPFIMGNYQTGILTFFIYTFVVAALSMLFKFGHTSFISYKEVLNIMIYSGTIPSIISLIIGLIISPAFTTIIFNFGTPLIAFVVYRKKVIPSLI
- a CDS encoding alpha-amylase family glycosyl hydrolase, whose translation is MKKNILLLMIIFLLVGCSNSTDERAEVSSDNGVFYEIFVRSFSDSDGDGIGDFNGITENLDYLVDLGVKGIWLLPIYPSPSYHGYDVTDYYNVNSEYGTLDDFKKLVSEAHNKGIKVVLDMVLNHASSEHPWFIDSKENIDSDYADYFIWVDANDSSYDFSASPIDGKAWSKYENRMYFGAFWSGMPDWDASNNKVREEFINIGQYWIDLGVDGFRLDAAKYLYAQGEYNTDLNLLQENLDFWKEITDGWRDAKDDLYIVAEVWSGSSSVAPYYSNFDANFNFDLADAIVSVVRRERDLSGFGLMKNLTRMHESFEKYAGDRGYSDAIFLTNHDQDRVMSVLNNDMDLMKLAADIYLMLPGNPYIYYGEEIGMLGRKPDEDIRFPLKWGNDYETEWRKDTLNMDLDSIEVQLEDKDSLLNHYKSLIAVRNSSDALSSGEMVALSMSKSLVIGQIRYTETEAVFILHNISERDCEVGFSTDDENLIYSTKTGYTLKSDSVIIPSKGTMLFSIPVEEVSLYEELEIEIG
- a CDS encoding sugar ABC transporter substrate-binding protein, with amino-acid sequence MKKLLSLGLVASLSLTGLVACGGNDAETPAETPSNGSAETTEKPATSGEKVEIKLWLDDDDYAAAIEPAIEAAYPNIDVVYEKVGAVDARTKLELDGPAGLGGDVFIQPHDGMSESILSNILLPLGSDLGNMIEERMLEGAVGTVKVDNTYYGIPLATESLALFYNKTLLEENGFEVATSFEQIKEQAAQYNDAATNKFLLRFQPGNSYDMHFFLTGAGFQLYGENHDDASQVNLNTPEVVAGLEFFKSMKEYLPVPYADLNWDTVHGEFIKGNVPYMISGPWSIAEAKQGAIDNEFEWGVTTIPTINGVQPETFSGNIIACVSAYTQHPTEAKQVAEFLASEEGLQIMYDVQGKIPALKDASVIEGVTEDPYVAGILAQAEYAQPMPILPEMSKYWGAAETMYRSVWEGLATPEEAAAKALDDYNTALQMTE